One segment of Larus michahellis chromosome 14, bLarMic1.1, whole genome shotgun sequence DNA contains the following:
- the MMD gene encoding monocyte to macrophage differentiation factor: MRRLQERFRRFMNHPAPANSRYKPTCYEHAANCYTHAFLIVPAIVGSALLHRLSDDRWEKITAWMYGMGLCALFIVSTVFHIVSWKKSHLRTMEHCFHMCDRMMIYVFIAASYAPWLNLRELGPLASHMRWFIWLMAAGGTIYVFLYHEKYKIVELFFYLAMGFSPALVVTSMSNTDGLQEVAWGGLIYCLGVVFFKSDGVIPFAHAIWHIFVATAAAVHYYAIWKYLYRSPADIIRHL; the protein is encoded by the exons ATGCGGCGGCTCCAGGAGAGGTTCAGGAG GTTCATGAACCACCCAGCTCCAGCAAACAGCCGCTACAAACCCACTTGCTATGAACATGCTGCTAACTGTTACACACATGCA TTCCTCATCGTTCCTGCAATTGTGGGTAGTGCCCTTCTCCACCGGCTTTCTGATGATCGATGGGAAAAGATAACAGCATGGATGTATGGCATGGGGCTCTGCGCGCTCTTCATTGTCTCCACAGTATTTCATATTGTTTCTTGGAAAAAGAGCCACTTAAG GACAATGGAGCATTGCTTTCACATGTGTGACAGAATGATGATCTATGTCTTTATTGCAGCATCATATGCACCATG GTTAAATCTACGAGAGCTTGGACCTCTAGCGTCTCACATGCGTTGGTTTATCTGGCTGATGGCTGCTGGAGGAACCATTTATGTATTTCTCTACCATGAAAA GTATAAGATCGTTGAACTCTTTTTCTACTTAGCGATGGGATTTTCTCCTGCTCTGGTAGTGACATCCATG AGCAACACCGATGGACTTCAGGAGGTTGCCTGGGGAGGCTTGATATATTGCCTGGGTGTGGTGTTCTTCAAGAGCGATGGAGTCATTCCCTTTGCCCATGCCATCTGGCACATATTTGTggccacagcagctgctgttcaTTACTACGCCATTTGGAAGTACCTTTACAGAAGTCCTGCAGACATAATTCGTCACTTGtga